Proteins encoded in a region of the Triticum dicoccoides isolate Atlit2015 ecotype Zavitan chromosome 3A, WEW_v2.0, whole genome shotgun sequence genome:
- the LOC119266582 gene encoding transcription factor bHLH168-like has product MKSRRQSGRAGGLAVDTTSSGCGGGGVVGGGGCSASKMERKDVEKNRRLHMKGLCLKLSSLVPPSSAHHLRHYSSTCSSPPSSNKDAATQLDQLDSAAAYIKQLRARIDHLKRRKQAALTGGCSSSVSAGDYKGAPSTSTALPVIEVRCQDGSALDVALASEAGRPFRLHEVIAVLEQEGAEVVSASFSVVGDKIFYTVHSQALCPRIGLDAGRVAQRLRGLAAAAATVSTLLTC; this is encoded by the exons ATGAAGAGCAGGAGGCAGAGCGGCCGCGCCGGTGGCCTGGCCGTGGACACCACAAgcagcggctgcggcggcggcggcgtcgtagGGGGAGGAGGCTGCAGCGCCAGCAAGATGGAGCGCAAGGACGTGGAGAAGAACCGGCGGCTGCACATGAAGGGACTCTGCCTCAAGCTCTCCTCCCTCGTCCCGCCCTCCTCCGCACACCACCTCCGCCACTATTCTTCTACTTGTTCCTCGCCGCCGTCCAGCAACAag GACGCGGCGACGCAGCTGGACCAGCTGGACAGCGCGGCGGCCTACATCAAGCAGCTCCGGGCCCGGATCGACCACCTCAAGCGCCGCAAGCAGGCCGCCCTCACCGGCGGCTGCTCATCCTCCGTCTCCGCGGGCGACTACAAGGGAGCTCCTTCAACTTCAACGGCGCTGCCGGTGATCGAGGTGCGGTGCCAGGACGGGTCGGCGCTGGACGTGGCGCTGGCGAGCGAGGCCGGGCGTCCCTTCCGGCTGCACGAGGTGATCGCGGTGCTGGAGCAGGAGGGCGCCGAGGTGGTCAGCGCCAGCTTCTCCGTCGTGGGCGACAAGATCTTCTACACGGTCCACTCCCAGGCGCTCTGCCCCCGCATCGGCCTCGACGCCGGCCGGGTCGCCCAGAGGCTCCGCGGCCTCGCCGCGGCCGCAGCCACCGTCTCGACGCTGCTGACATGCTGA
- the LOC119266580 gene encoding transcription factor bHLH168-like: MDMKARGAGGTASPMEKKRSERERRQRMKALCEKLASLIPKEHFPHADTLSQLGSLDVAASYIKKLKERVDDLQHKKASAQAMATLLGVSGISTPTITATTSSGAGSPEGGKKLEAAPRVVEVRQYDDASMEVRLICSMERPIKLHEVITILEEEGAVIINANHFVVVDRIFYTIHSRAFSTRIGIDVSRISERMGALV; this comes from the exons ATGgacatgaaggccaggggggccggcGGCACGGCGTCACCGATGGAGAAGAAGAGGTCGGAGAGGGagaggaggcagcgcatgaaggcgCTCTGCGAGAAGCTCGCGTCCCTCATCCCAAAAGAACACTTCCCCCACGCT GATACATTGAGCCAGCTAGGCAGCCTggatgtggcggcatcatacatcaagaagctcaaggaacGGGTCGATGATCTACAACACAAGAAGGCCTCTGCACAAGCCATGGCTACCTTACTGGGAGTTAGTGGCATCTCGACGCCCACTATCACTGCTACCACGAGCAGCGGTGCAGGGTCACCAGAAGGAGGAAAAAAATTGGAGGCAGCACCACGGGTAGTGGAGGTGCGGCAATACGACGATGCAAGCATGGAGGTGAGGCTGATATGCAGCATGGAGAGGCCTATCAAGCTCCATGAGGTGATCACCATTCTTGAGGAAGAAGGGGCCGTCATCATTAACGCTAATCACTTTGTTGTTGTCGACAGAATATTCTACACTATACACTCCCGG GCCTTCAGCACCAGAATTGGCATAGACGTTTCAAGAATTTCCGAACGAATGGGGGCATTGGTGTGA
- the LOC119266578 gene encoding transcription factor bHLH168-like: MKLVAACTSMEVKAKPARTSARGGTAVPVEKKELERERRQRMKALCEKLASCIPKEYFPHSDTMTQLGNLDVAASYIKKLKERVDELQQKKTSPEAISTLLGVSGISMHTITATTSSGAGSPEGGGKIEASPPVVEVRQSDDASMEVRLICSMERPIKLHEVITILEEEGAVIINANHYVAAHVIFYTIHSRAFSTRIGIDVSRISERLGALV; the protein is encoded by the exons ATGAAGCTCGTAGCTGCCTGCACCTCG ATGGAGGTGAAGGCAAAGCCGGCGAGGACCAGCGCGAGGGGCGGCACGGCGGTACCGGTGGAGAAGAAGGagttggagagggagaggaggcagcgcatgaaggcgCTCTGTGAGAAGCTCGCGTCCTGCATCCCAAAAGAATACTTCCCCCACTCT GATACAATGACCCAGCTAGGCAACCTggatgtggcggcatcatacatcaagaagctcaaggaacGGGTCGATGAGCTACAACAGAAGAAGACCTCTCCAGAAGCCATCTCTACCTTACTAGGAGTTAGTGGCATCTCGATGCACACTATCACCGCTACCACGAGCAGCGGTGCGGGGTCACCAGAAGGAGGGGGAAAAATTGAGGCATCACCACCGGTAGTGGAGGTGCGGCAATCTGACGATGCAAGTATGGAGGTGAGGCTGATATGCAGCATGGAGAGGCCAATCAAGCTTCATGAGGTGATCACCATCCTTGAGGAAGAAGGGGCCGTCATCATCAACGCTAATCACTATGTTGCTGCCCACGTAATATTCTACACTATACACTCCCGG GCCTTCAGCACTAGAATTGGCATAGATGTTTCGAGAATTTCGGAACGACTGGGAGCATTGGTATGA